A region of the Arenibacter antarcticus genome:
CATCGCAGTTATAACCCTAAAGGCAGTTTTTTAGCAAATCTGGAACTGGCCGATACCCATTCCATAAAGATTGGACTAACCGGCACCCCCCTTTTGGGAACGGAATACAATTCCAAAACCTTATTTGGTGACTATATCCATAAATACTACTACAACCTTTCCATAAAGGATGGCTATACCTTACGGTTGATTCGAGAAGAAATAGAGACCAATTATAAGCTTGCCCTGCAGAAAACCTTGGAAGAGATTAAAATACTCCAGGGTAATACAGACAAAAAGAAGGTCTTTGCCCACTATAAGTTTGTGGAACCCATGCTAGACTATATTGTAAAAGATATGGAGCAAGCAAGAATCGCTATGAACGACAATAGCATTGGAGGTATGGTGGTCTGTGACTCTTCGGATCAAGCCAAGATGATGTATGACATCTTTCTGGAGAATTACGCTGATAAGACTGAACCGAATTTGAATCTGGCCGCCGAGGAACCCATTACCTACACCACTAAAAAGAAAGAAGCCAGCGACGTTAAAACTGCTAAGGTTATTCTGCATGATATTGGCACCAAACAAGAGCGTAAAGACTGGGTGTCCGACTTTAAGGTCGGTAAATTGGATCTCCTGTTTGTGTATAACATGCTCTTAACCGGTTTTGATGCGAAACGGCTAAAGAAGCTCTACATAGGGCGTAAAATAAAGTCGCACAATTTGCTGCAAACCCTTACCCGTGTCAACAGAACTTACAAGAATCATAAATACGGTTTTGTGGTGGACTTTGCAGATATTCAAAAAGAGTTCGATAAGACCAATCAGGATTACTTTAACGAGCTGCAATCGGAACTAGGGGATGAAATGCAGCATTATTCCAACCTCTTCAAATCTCCGGAAGAAATAAAGGAGGAGATAGAAGAAATAAAGGATATTCTTTTCAAATTCAATACCGTTAATGCCACCGTTTTCGGGGAGCAGATTTCTGAAATAAACGAGCGTACCGAAATACGGCTTATAGCCAAAGCTTTAAACAATGCGAAAGAACTATACAATCTTATTCGTCTTTCCGGTAATTTTGAATTGCTGGAAAAACTGGATTTCAGAAAATTATCGGTACTTTCCAGACTAACCAATGATAGGTTGGCACTTATCAATACCAAAATTGCCTTAGAGAATAATGTAGGGACAGATAATATTTTAAACACCGCCTTAGAAGATGTTATTTTTGCTTTCACAAAGGTGAAGGAAGAAGAAATGGTCTTGGCGGACGAGTTAAAAAACACCTTGCAGCGTACTAGAGAAATGTTGGGTGGTAACTTTGACCAGAAGGACCCTGTTTTTGTGTCTTTAAAAGAAGAGTTGGAACGACTGTTCAAAAAGAAAAATTTAAGTGAGGTAACCAAAGAAGAAATGGAAGCCAATATTAAGGCCTTAAACGATATTTATGATAAGGCCAAAAAACTGGAGCGAGAAAACCAATTGCTAAAAGCGAAATATGATTATGACGCCAAATATGCCCGCATTCATAAACGCCTAATCGAAAAGGATCCTTTGACCGAAAGTGAGCGTAAATTGTTTGATGCCTTAATGGGTTTAAAAACTGCGGTAGATAAGGAAATTATGCAAAACTCTAAAATATTGGAGAATGAGAGTTATGTGGAACGAATGGTAATGCGCCTGGTGGTGAACCAGTTTAAAAAAGAACAACATATAGACATCAATACAACCGATGTAAAACGCATTAATAGTATAATAGTTAGAGAATATATGAACGAATACAACGGTTACGTTGCGTAAGGACCAAATAAGCAACTGTCGCAAAATTGGCGTTAGTTGAAAAGTAAAATTTAAAATGAAAGAACAAAACCAAATCGTAATATATCAGTCTGATGATGGAGCAACCCAACTTCAAGTTAATCTTCAAGATGATACTATTTGGTTAACACAGGCTCAAATTGTAGAAGTTTTTAATTCTAGTAAAGCTAATATTAGTGAGCATATAAAAAATATTTTTTTATCTGGTGAATTAACGGAAACGGCAACTGTTCGGAAATTCCGAACAGTTCAACAAGAAGGTGAAAGAACAGTAACTAGAAATAGAGTTCATTATAATTTAGATGTCATAATTTCTGTTGGTTATCGTGTAAACTCAAAAAGAGGTACACAATTCCGTATATGGGCGAATCAAGTATTAAAAGATTATTTGGTTCAGGGTTATGCGGTAAACCAAAAACGTTTAGAACAAAAAGAACAAGAAGTAAAGTTATTAAAAGATGGTATTCATATTTTAAGTAGGGCTATTGAAGAAAAAATTGAAGACAATCAATGGCTTACAGTTTTCACTAAGGGCTTAAGTTTATTAGATGATTATGATCATGAACAATTAGACACCAAAGGATTAACTATAAAGAAAGTAGATTACCCAAGTTTAACAGATTATCAAGAACTCATCAACCAAATGTTAAGCGAGTTTGATTCGGATGTTTTTGGTAAGGAAAAAGATAAAAGCTTTCAAAGCTCAATTGCTCAAATTGGAAAAGGATTTGGAGAAGCTGATTTTTACCCAACACTAGAGGAAAAAGCAGCCATGCTCTTATATCTAGTGGTAAAGAACCATTCTTTTGTAGATGGAAACAAACGAATAGCAGCAGCATGTTTTCTTAAATTTTTACAACAGAACGACATGCTTTTCAATAGTCAACAACAACCTATTATAAGCAACGATACTTTAGCGAGTTTAACGTTGTTCATTGCTTCAAGTAAACCAGAAGAAATGCAAACCGTAACCCGTTTAGTAATTAGCGTGTTAAACAGAAATAATAGTAAATAAAAAAACAGGGAAAATAAAATAATGACAAGCACAGCAAAATTTGAAACCCAGACCAAAGCACTAATAGACGACCTTAAAAGCGTTTGTGCCAACTACGGTTTGGGAAATGACGGAAATGAATTTAAAATCATTACCCAGGTATTTTTATATAAGTTCTTGAACGATAAATATGTTTATGAACTAAAACAGTTAGAGCCAGCTCTAGCCAAAGCAGAAGACTTTGACGCCGCCTTAAAGAAGTATTCCGATGATGAATTGGAGCTGTTGAGCATGCAGATAAACGAGAATACGGCCCGTATTGCACCCCAAAACTTTTTGTCTCGTTTATTCGAACAACAAAATCAACCAAAGTTTGCCGATATTTTTGACCAGACGTTGATGGATGTGGCCAAGGCTAACAGTGATATTTTCTCAGTGCTTACCCAAGGAGGTGAAAAAATAGTCTTGTTTGAAAACATAAGTAAATATGTTTCCGATAATAGGGATGCGTTTTGCAAGGCACTAGTGAATAAACTTGTGGGTTTTAGTTTTGAGCATATTTTCACCCAAAAGTTCGACTTCTTCGCTACCATATTTGAGTATTTGATAAAAGACTACAACTCCAATAGCGGTGGTAAATATGCGGAGTATTTTACACCACATGCCGTTGCCAAAATCATGGCCGCCTGTTTGGTCACGGATGAAAATGTAAACAACGTAACCTGTTATGATCCGGGTGCGGGATCGGGTACCTTATTGATGAATTTGGCCCACGCCATTGGCGAAGACAAGTGTACCATTTACTCCCAGGACATCTCCCAAAAGTCATCTGCCTTGTTGCGTTTGAATCTTATATTGAACAATCTGGTACACTCCATACAGAATATTATTCAGGGAAATACCATTTTAACGCCCTACCATAAGCAGGAGAACGGACAATTGGAGCAGTTTGATTATATCGTTTCCAACCCGCCGTTTAAATTGGATTTTAGTGATTATAGTGCAGATTTGGACAGCAAGGCCAATAAAGAACGCTTTTTTGCGGGCATACCAAAAGTACCGGCCAAAAAGAAGGAGTCAATGGCCATTTATTTGCTGTTCATACAGCATATCATGCACTCTTTAAGGGATAAAACAGGGAAGGCTGCCATTGTAGTTCCCACTGGTTTTATTACGGCACAAAGCGGCATAGATAAAAAGATTAGGGAAAAATTGGTGGATAGTAAAATGTTGGCAGGAGTAGTTAGTATGCCATCTAACATTTTCGCCACTACGGGTACCAATGTTAGTATTTTGTTCTTGGACAAGGCAAATAAAGGGGATTTGATTTTGATTGATGCCTCCAATTTGGGTACCAAAGTAAAAGAGGGCAAGAACCAAAAAACGGTATTAAGCGATACCGAAGAGCAGCAAATAATAGACATTTTTAACGTCAAGGAAGCTAAAGACGAATTATCGGTTGTGGTGTCTTATGCCGATATTAAAGCTAAAAACTATAGCCTTAGTGCTGGGCAATATTTTGAGGTAAAGATTGACTATGTTGATATTACTGCACAGGAGTTTGATGCTAAATTGAGAAACTTTGAAAGCAATTTAGAAGACCTATTTTCTGAATCTAAAAGATTAGAAAGGGATGTTCAGAAGAATTTTTTAACCTTAAAATTTGAAAATTAATGTTAAGGAAGGAATGGAAAAAATATAGTGTTGAGGAAATAATACATGATTTATTTGATGGACCACATGCTACGCCTAAATCCTCTAATTCTGGACCTGTATTTTTAGGGATTAGGAATATTTCTGAGGACAATCGTATAGATTTATCAGAAATAAGACATATTTCAGAAGAAGACTTTGCTAAATGGACAAAAAGGGTTTTACCCCAAAAAGATGATTTAGTTTTTATTTATGAAGCAACCTTAGACAGGTATGCCTTAATCCCAGCTGATTTAAAGTGTTGTTTAGGAAGGAGAATGGCTTTACTTCGTTTGAATACATTAAAAGTTAATCCAAGTTTTCTTTTATATTATTTTGGAAGCTCCGAATGGAAACAAACTGTCTCCCAAAATTTAATTGTCGGTGCTACAGTAAATAATACTTGCGAAAACGATTGTGTATTGCTGTTAATAAGTGATTTATTTTTGAATTTTTATTTTTGCTCTGTTTCGCAAAGTCCTCCGACTTAGAGACTATTTTTTCCTTCTAGATTTCTTGTCAACACCTAGTTTATTTTGTTTCTGTATCCGTTGAATTTATATACATAATTTTTCTTTTTACGTGTTGTGCACGACCTTAAATAAAACCCTACATGAACTGTACTGAATGCGGTATGTTTTGAGTTGAATTTCGGATAGAGTTTAGTAATTTAGATATACCAAATTAGTCCAATTGAAAGCGATAATATTATATATATCGATTTCTGTTTATGCATTGGTTGTGGCTGCGCAGGCTCCCGGACCAAAGCGGTACAATTTTGCGCATTATACAGAAGAGTCAGGACTAAACTCGTATCAGGTTAACGCTACCGTCCAAGATGATGATGGATACATTTGGATCGCTACAAACGAGGGTCTTCAGCGTTATGATGGGTTGCGCTACAAAAGTTTTGGTCATGTACACAACGATTCCACGTCAATCCCATCCAAAAGTATATTACAATTGCTGATTGATAAGAACAAAAATTTATGGATACTTACCAGAGAGGGGAAAGTGGGAATATTCAACACTAAAAAGTTTACTTTCAATGAGTAATTGAAGGGTAAGTGGTGCCAGTAATTTGGTTTTATCTTCCTCTGACGCCGTCATTTTTAACTGTAACCCATTGCCAAACCTCGCTTTCAGCAAAAACATATAGGAATCGGCAAATTTTAATTCCGTATCCAGTGTCACCAATTGTACTTCATCACTGCTCAACATATAGCAATATACCTTACTCATTTCATCCAAAAATCTTTCTGCCATTTCTTTATCGCATTGTATTAAACTGGATAGTGAATTTAGACTGTTAAACAGAAAATGGGGATTTACCTGACTCTTTAGACCTTGTAGCTGGCTTTTTTTATAGACCTGGTTCAGTTTTTCGGTTGCTTGTCGGTTTAACTGCCATTCTTTGTACCGGGAAATTCCCTCCATTAAAAAGGTGATAAAAATACTAATGATACCTAATACTAGATAACTCCAAGCAAAGGCCTTCTCGTTGAAGCGGTATTCAAAATATGCTATTGACTCGAATATGTTGAATAGTGCGGATAGGAATAATCCGGTGGTTATGAGTAATGCGACTATCATGAACGACAATCGTTTGGCCAATTCAGCTTCCGATGGAAATCTTTGCTTTAACAAAACCGCAATGACTCCGCAGCTAATAAAAACAGGACAGAACCAAAAAAACGTAAGCAAGCTAACAGATATAAAAAACCAAAATCCTGAAAAATATTGAGTACCGAAAATAATACAATTGAGAAAAAATATAAATATAGGTGTAACAATCAGCATCACCTTATTGTCCAACCCATTATATTGTGGCAAATCTACTCGCATTTGGCTTCCAAATAATCTGTAATCAGTTGTTTGCTCCTCTTTTCTCTCACTGGGATAGGGTACAGTATTCATTCCAAGTCTGATAAAGGTTTTGGAGCAGGCACAATATTGTTTACAGGGGTTGTGGTTTTTAAAAAATAATAGAGAGATTTAATATCTTCATCGTTCAAATTTTTATACACCTCCCAAGGCATGGGGGGCAATATGTTTCGGGAGTTTTCCAGTCCTTTGTATTTTCCTTCTCGAATGGCCCGCATAAAATTTTCTTCGCTCCAATTTCCGATTCCCGAAGGGTCACTGGTGATATTTGCCGAGAAGGACTGGCCCCAGGGACCGATAGAAGTCGTTAGATCTGACGCAAACAGCACCCAACCATTTTTTAAGACAGAGGTATTAATAGGGGGTACCTGCCCATTTTGAGGGAATCCGGATAAATGAAGTTCCGGTATTATTTCTGGGCCTTGGGGTCCCATACGTTTGGGTGAGTGACAATCTGCACAACCAATGGAGTTGACCAAGTATTCCCCACGCTTTACCAATGCATTGGAATCCAGGTATTTGGTCGGAATTACTGTAGCAAAATTCTCATGGGATTTTGCAGAGGCATGTTTACAAGCAGCGACACTAAAGGCAGTTAAAATTGACACGGCCAATAAAGATAGAGTGGAGTTACGCATAATTGACAGAGTTTAAAGATTAATAATGGAGTTAAAAGTTGATCCAATTTATTTTGAGAATAATCAAAAAACAATATTCTAATGTTTGAATTGAGGAAATTGGCGCATGAGTTGAGTAAAGACCATAATGAGGAGTCTTCATTTTTAACAATACTCCAATTTTTTTGTTGCTAAATGCACTATAAATACCTGAAATAATT
Encoded here:
- a CDS encoding sensor histidine kinase; this translates as MNTVPYPSERKEEQTTDYRLFGSQMRVDLPQYNGLDNKVMLIVTPIFIFFLNCIIFGTQYFSGFWFFISVSLLTFFWFCPVFISCGVIAVLLKQRFPSEAELAKRLSFMIVALLITTGLFLSALFNIFESIAYFEYRFNEKAFAWSYLVLGIISIFITFLMEGISRYKEWQLNRQATEKLNQVYKKSQLQGLKSQVNPHFLFNSLNSLSSLIQCDKEMAERFLDEMSKVYCYMLSSDEVQLVTLDTELKFADSYMFLLKARFGNGLQLKMTASEEDKTKLLAPLTLQLLIESKLFSVEYSHFPLSGKYP
- a CDS encoding type I restriction endonuclease subunit R produces the protein MIFNEDSRVKIPSILHLMQLGYKYLSLKDSAWDAGTNIFTEIFQKQIAAINFGITPTDIKKVYDEVTLSLENEDLGRAFYNKLIDQSGIKLIDFENFEENNSFHVVTELPYQKDDETFRPDIILLINGMPLVFLEVKKPNNRNGVQDEHRRMKTRFQNKKFLKFINLTQLMVFSNNMKYSDDDSQMLEGAFYSTTNYYKPSFNYFREEETFDLHAILQPITENEENFVLKDTNLLSIKNSQEYISNKHPNTPTNSISTSLFQKERLKFILQYAFAYVEEEKGLEKHVMRYPQLFATKAIEKKLEKGVKKGIIWHTQGSGKTALAFFNVKYLTDYYQKKNIIPKFYFIVDRLDLLTQAAKEFTARGLVVHKIDSREAFTKDIKSTEVIHNSSGKAEITVVNIQKFKDDPDVIKNNDYNLSVQRIFFLDEVHRSYNPKGSFLANLELADTHSIKIGLTGTPLLGTEYNSKTLFGDYIHKYYYNLSIKDGYTLRLIREEIETNYKLALQKTLEEIKILQGNTDKKKVFAHYKFVEPMLDYIVKDMEQARIAMNDNSIGGMVVCDSSDQAKMMYDIFLENYADKTEPNLNLAAEEPITYTTKKKEASDVKTAKVILHDIGTKQERKDWVSDFKVGKLDLLFVYNMLLTGFDAKRLKKLYIGRKIKSHNLLQTLTRVNRTYKNHKYGFVVDFADIQKEFDKTNQDYFNELQSELGDEMQHYSNLFKSPEEIKEEIEEIKDILFKFNTVNATVFGEQISEINERTEIRLIAKALNNAKELYNLIRLSGNFELLEKLDFRKLSVLSRLTNDRLALINTKIALENNVGTDNILNTALEDVIFAFTKVKEEEMVLADELKNTLQRTREMLGGNFDQKDPVFVSLKEELERLFKKKNLSEVTKEEMEANIKALNDIYDKAKKLERENQLLKAKYDYDAKYARIHKRLIEKDPLTESERKLFDALMGLKTAVDKEIMQNSKILENESYVERMVMRLVVNQFKKEQHIDINTTDVKRINSIIVREYMNEYNGYVA
- the rhuM gene encoding virulence protein RhuM/Fic/DOC family protein; this translates as MKEQNQIVIYQSDDGATQLQVNLQDDTIWLTQAQIVEVFNSSKANISEHIKNIFLSGELTETATVRKFRTVQQEGERTVTRNRVHYNLDVIISVGYRVNSKRGTQFRIWANQVLKDYLVQGYAVNQKRLEQKEQEVKLLKDGIHILSRAIEEKIEDNQWLTVFTKGLSLLDDYDHEQLDTKGLTIKKVDYPSLTDYQELINQMLSEFDSDVFGKEKDKSFQSSIAQIGKGFGEADFYPTLEEKAAMLLYLVVKNHSFVDGNKRIAAACFLKFLQQNDMLFNSQQQPIISNDTLASLTLFIASSKPEEMQTVTRLVISVLNRNNSK
- a CDS encoding class I SAM-dependent DNA methyltransferase, whose amino-acid sequence is MTSTAKFETQTKALIDDLKSVCANYGLGNDGNEFKIITQVFLYKFLNDKYVYELKQLEPALAKAEDFDAALKKYSDDELELLSMQINENTARIAPQNFLSRLFEQQNQPKFADIFDQTLMDVAKANSDIFSVLTQGGEKIVLFENISKYVSDNRDAFCKALVNKLVGFSFEHIFTQKFDFFATIFEYLIKDYNSNSGGKYAEYFTPHAVAKIMAACLVTDENVNNVTCYDPGAGSGTLLMNLAHAIGEDKCTIYSQDISQKSSALLRLNLILNNLVHSIQNIIQGNTILTPYHKQENGQLEQFDYIVSNPPFKLDFSDYSADLDSKANKERFFAGIPKVPAKKKESMAIYLLFIQHIMHSLRDKTGKAAIVVPTGFITAQSGIDKKIREKLVDSKMLAGVVSMPSNIFATTGTNVSILFLDKANKGDLILIDASNLGTKVKEGKNQKTVLSDTEEQQIIDIFNVKEAKDELSVVVSYADIKAKNYSLSAGQYFEVKIDYVDITAQEFDAKLRNFESNLEDLFSESKRLERDVQKNFLTLKFEN
- a CDS encoding two-component regulator propeller domain-containing protein: MAAQAPGPKRYNFAHYTEESGLNSYQVNATVQDDDGYIWIATNEGLQRYDGLRYKSFGHVHNDSTSIPSKSILQLLIDKNKNLWILTREGKVGIFNTKKFTFNE
- a CDS encoding c-type cytochrome, yielding MRNSTLSLLAVSILTAFSVAACKHASAKSHENFATVIPTKYLDSNALVKRGEYLVNSIGCADCHSPKRMGPQGPEIIPELHLSGFPQNGQVPPINTSVLKNGWVLFASDLTTSIGPWGQSFSANITSDPSGIGNWSEENFMRAIREGKYKGLENSRNILPPMPWEVYKNLNDEDIKSLYYFLKTTTPVNNIVPAPKPLSDLE